In Apium graveolens cultivar Ventura unplaced genomic scaffold, ASM990537v1 ctg2814, whole genome shotgun sequence, one DNA window encodes the following:
- the LOC141700723 gene encoding uncharacterized protein LOC141700723, whose protein sequence is MIQYVEKKPADKDKAPGSGKHMVNVVLEGTSSPPRSPDMDSEIMGLDPGHNQALVVTLDVADNDVKRILVDNGSSTNIVFEHTLNRMKLSHLHMDPCLEDPLHDFRNSMIPIRGLIYLHVMFGTVPQQVSHIMKFYVIGAASLYNMILRRPTITKLRAIPSTIHLKLKFPASTGIGELTGYRDMARRCYGQALVMAEKEPENGKKAMSLPKGQS, encoded by the exons ATGATCCAGTACGTGGAGAAGAAGCCAGCTGACAAGGATAAAGCCCCGGGAAGTGGAAAGCACATGGTAAACGTGGTGCTTGAAGGCACTTCTTCACCACCCCGGAGCCCAGACATGGACAGTGAAATCATG GGACTGGACCCCGGGCATAATCAAGCACTGGTAGTGACCCTGGATGTAGCAGACAATGATGTGAAAAGGATTTTGGTTGATAACGGGTCATCGACAAATATAGTCTTTGAGCACACCCTCAACAGGATGAAATTAAGTCACCTGCACATGGATCCCTGCCTCGAAGACCCTCTCCATGACTTCAGAAATTCCATGATCCCTATTCGAGGATTAATTTACCTCCATGTCATGTTCGGAACAGTCCCACAACAGGTATCCCATATCATGAAATTCTATGTCATTGGTGCAGCTTCATTATATAATATGATCTTAAGAAGACCAACCATCACCAAGCTTCGGgccataccctcaactattcacCTAAAACTCAAGTTTCCCGCCTCGACTGGAATTGGCGAACTCACAGGGTACAGGGATATGGCAAGAAGGTGTTATGGTCAAGCATTGGTCATGGCTGAAAAAGAACCTGAGAACGGAAAGAAGGCCATGTCCCTACCCAAGGGGCAAAGTTGA